One genomic region from Quercus robur chromosome 4, dhQueRobu3.1, whole genome shotgun sequence encodes:
- the LOC126724402 gene encoding heavy metal-associated isoprenylated plant protein 46-like, which yields MKQTVLIQVSMDGQKNFCCITEGEKARKKAMKIAVGLPGVESSALKGQNRDQIEVKGDNIDIVKLATLLRKKVGHASIVSVAEDKKEEKKEEKKKDEPKIQCPYGPPYAFYEIRDPCYDTNVCSIL from the exons ATGAAG CAAACTGTGCTCATCCAGGTTTCCATGGATGGGCAgaagaatttttgttgcattacGGAAGGTGAGAAGGCCCGCAaaaaagccatgaagattgcaGTTGGCCTTCCAG GGGTGGAATCATCAGCTTTGAAAGGGCAAAACAGGGACCAAATAGAGGTAAAAGGAGATAATATTGATATTGTTAAACTTGCAACGTTGCTAAGGAAGAAAGTAGGGCATGCAAGCATAGTAAGCGTTGCAGAAGACAAGAAagaggagaagaaagaagagaaaaaaaaagatgaaccGAAGATACAGTGCCCTTATGGACCCCCCTACGCATTCTATGAGATTAGAGACCCCTGTTATGACACAAATGTTTGCTCCATCTTGTAA